The DNA sequence TTGAATACATTCATGAACACGCTAATTTTGAGCGCTTCACGACCAGCATAAGGATCATTGGTTTTCTCAACAACCACAATGCGACCATCAGCTGGAGATAACACTAAATCACGACCCATCGCAGGAATGCGCTGCGGATCGCGAAAGAACTGCAGAACAAAGATAAAGATGATCCAAAGCGGCCATGACCAAGCAATGCCACCAAGATAGTGGACAAGTAAAGTCACCGCCCCCACTAACGCTAAATACGGCCAACCTTCTTTCGCAATAATGGGGTGTGGATACATCATCTTTGTTCTGAGCCTTTTTATTTACTTCTATTGGTTAATGACTTCGCTTTTAAGCTTAGTTTTTAGTCTGGTCAACCAACTTGTTCTTAGCAATCCAAGGCATCATGGCGCGCAATTTAGCACCAACTACTTCGATGTCATGTTCTGCATTCAAACGGCGGCGTGAAATCAAAGTAGGAGCACCCGCCTTGTTTTCCAAGATGAAGCTCTTAGCGTATTCGCCAGTTTGAATATCTTTCAAGCACTGACGCATTGCATTCTTCGTATCTTCTGTAACAACACGTGGACCAGTTACATACTCACCGTACTCAGCATTGTTAGAGATTGAGTAGTTCATGTTCGCGATACCACCTTCGTAGATCAAGTCAACGATTAACTTGAGCTCATGCAAGCACTCGAAGTAAGCCATTTCAGGAGCGTAACCAGCTTCAACCAGAGTTTCAAAGCCCGCTTTGATCAATTCAACCGCGCCACCACAAAGAACAGCCTGCTCGCCGAACAAGTCAGTTTCAGTTTCTTCACGGAAGTTTGTTTCGATGATGCCAGCACGGCCACCGCCGTTAGCAGTCGCATATGACAAAGCAACATCACGTGCTGAACCAGATTTGTCTTGGTACACGGCGATCAAATGAGGTACGCCGCCACCTTGTGCGTATGTACCACGCACTGTGTGTCCAGGAGCCTTAGGAGCGATCATGATCACGTCCAAATCAGCACGTGGCTGCACTTGACCGTAGTGAACGTTAAAGCCGTGAGCAAAAGCAAGAGCAGCGCCCTGCTTAATGTTGCCGTGCACTTCTTTGTTGTAAACATCAGCGATTTGTTCATCAGGCAAGAGCATCATTACTACGTCTGCATCTTTAACAGCTTCGCCAACTTCTTTTACTGTCAAGCCAGCATTTGCTGCTTTGCTCCAGGAAGCGCCATCTTTACGCAAACCAACAGTAACGTTAACGCCAGAATCTTTGAGGTTCAATGCGTGTGCGTGACCTTGTGAACCATAACCAATGATGGTGACTTTCTTGCCCTTAATGAGGGACAAATCAGCGTCTTTATCGTAAAAAACTTTCATGCTCTTTCCTTGTATTGAAAATGTAATTAATGCAGTAATCAGTTAAAAAAATTAAACCTTGAGGATGCGCTCTCCACGACCAATTCCAGACCCACCCGAACGGACAGTTTCCAGAATCGATGCGCGATCGATCGAATCAATAAAGGCATCCAACTTGGCACCATCACCGGTTAACTCAATGGTGTAACTCTTGTCAGTCACATCAATGATGCGACCACGGAAGATATCGGTAGTACGTTTGAGCTCTTCACGCTCTTTTCCAACAGCGCGAACCTTGATCATCATGAGCTCACGCTCAATATGAGGGCCTTCACTCAGATCAAATACCTTAACAACCTCAACCAGACGGTTTAAGTGCTTGGTAATTTGTTCAATAACATCATCGGAACCAAAAGTCACGATAGTCATACGAGATAAGGATGGATCTTCAGTAGGCGCGACACTCAAAGTATCAATGTTGTAGCCGCGAGCAGAAAATAAACCTACTACACGTGATAAGGCGCCCGGCTCATTCTCAATGAGTACAGAAATAATGTGTCGCATTAGAGATCCTCGCTACCCAAAAGCATTTCAGTAATACCCTTGCCTGCTTGAACCATAGGCCAAACGTTTTCTTCTGGGTCAGTCTGGAAGTCCATGAATACAGTACGATCTTTTAATCGAATCGCCTCTTTAAGAGCGCCCTCAACATCGGATTTCTTTTCAATGCGCATGCCAACGTGACCATAGGCTTCTGCCAGTTTCACAAAGTCAGGCAAGGAATCCATGTATGAACTGGAGTAGCGCTTGTTATAGGTTAATTCTTGCCACTGACGCACCATACCTAGGTAACGGTTATTCAGGGACACGATCTTCACTGGGGTGTCGTATTGCTTACATGTAGACAACTCTTGAATGCACATCTGAATTGAGCCTTCACCTGTAATAGTGAAAACATCCTTTTCAGGAAATGCCTTCTTGATGCCCATTGCGTAGGGCAAGCCAACACCCATGGTGCCTAGGCCACCAGAGTTAATCCAGCGACGTGGTTTATCAAACTTGTAGAACTGTGCGGCCCACATTTGATGTTGACCTACGTCAGAGCAAATGAATGCATCACCACCAGTGAGCTCCCACAACTTTTGAACAACGTACTGCGGCTTCACAATTTGAGATGCCTCGTCGTACTTCAAGCAATCTTTTTTGCGCCACTCATTAATCTGATCCCACCAAGCAGCAACCTTATCGCCATTCTTACGCGGGCCAGCTGCCTTAATTTGGGCGGTCATCTCAACCAACACCTCTTTAAGGTTGCCAACGATAGGCACATCTACCTTCACGCGCTTAGAAATTACAGAAGGATCGATGTCTATGTGAATAATCTTGCGCGGATGACTTGCAAAGTGTACGGTGTTTCCGATCACACGATCATCAAAACGCGCACCAATCGCAATCAATACATCACTGTGCTGCATAGCCATATTTGCTTCATACGTGCCATGCATGCCGAGCATGCCCACAAATTGCGGACTCGTACCAGGGAATCCACCCAAGCCCATCAACGTATTAGTAACTGGATAGCCCAACAAGTCGGCAAACTCTTTTAACTCAGGGGCTGCATCAGACAAAATCACGCCACCACCGGTATAGATGTATGGGCGCTCTGCCTCTTGCAACAAAGCAACCGCTTTGCGAATCTGACCGCTATGGCCCTTAACTACCGGGTTGTAAGAACGCATTTCCAGAGTCTCTGGATATACGAAAGGACCTTTAGCTGCGGATACATCTTTAGGAATATCAATCAAGACGGGGCCAGGGCGACCTGTCTGCGCAATATGAAATGCTTTTTTCAAAACCAATGGAAGGTCTTTAACATCTTTCACGAGGAAGTTGTGCTTCACAACTGGGCGAGTGATACCTACTGTGTCAGCCTCTTGGAATGCATCTTCACCAATAGCGTAAGTGGGAACGTTACCGCTGATGATCACCATAGGGATCGAATCAGTGTAAGCAGTAGCAATGCCAGTAACTGCATTGGTCACACCTGGGCCTGAGGTAACTAGGGCCACTCCAACCTTACCGGTTGCTCGTGCATAACCATCAGCCGCATGAACAGCTGCCTGCTCATGGCGAACAAGAATATGCTCAAACTTGTCCTGCTTAAAAATTTCGTCGTAGATAAAGAGAACGGATCCACCTGGGTAACCCCAAACGAATTCAACACCCTCTTTGTGCAATGCATGCACGAGCATCTCAGCACCAATCATTTCTGGAGGCGCTGCATCATTATTTGTATTTGCTGTGTCTTTGTTAGCTTTGCTAGCTAAAAATTCGGCGCTGCTTGTATTCATTTTCTTTCGTCCTTTGCAATTTTCGGCAAAAAATTGATTGGTCTGTTCTATCCCCTGCTTATGGCCTGAGTTCGAACGGCGCTGCTACCGGAAAAACCACTTCTTGAATGAGATTCTAGGTAGTAAGCCCTATATTCTATAGCAATCCCCTAAAATGGCTGAATTCTTACAGATTCAGGTCTAATCCATTTCATGGCATCAGCCCAAGAACTATCTGACTTTCTGAGCAATGTTGAGCAACGCGCTTTTAAGCAGGCGGTCTACGCCGTGCGTGACGATGACGCTGCATTAGATATTGTTCAAGACGCCATGATCAAGCTGGCTGAAAAATATGGTGATCGACCAGCGGCAGAGTTGCCCTTAGTTTTTACTAGAATTTTGCAAAACCGCATTCATGACTGGTTTCGAAGGCAAAAAGTAAGGAATACTTGGGTCACCCTTTTTTCCAATATGGGCAAAAAGGCTGATGAAAACGATGATTTTGACCCTCTAGAGTCCCTTTCAGCCCCAGATGACAGTGAAATTCACCAAGATGGGGCGCAAAAGCTTGAAAAAAGTCAGCTTTTACAGGCTTTAGAGTCAGAAATATCTAAATTACCTGTACGTCAACGAGAAGCCTTCCTAATGCGTTATTGGGATGAGCTAAGCATTACTGAAACGGCGCTGGCAATGAGTTGTAGTGAAGGAAGTGTCAAAACCCACTGTTCTAGAGCCACCCAAACATTAGCTAAAGCATTGAAATTAAAAGGAATTACGCTGTGAAACACTTTGATGACCAACAACTCCAGACTCAAGCCGACCAATTTGGCCAGGCTAGCGCTGCCCTGCTCCGTCAAGGTGTCCAAACAATTCCTCAAAATATCAAAGATCGCCTATACGCAGCCCGTATGAAAGCGCTATCTGTTAAAAAGCCTGAAAAAGTACGCATTCAAAAACAAGTTTTGGCTGGATCTGCCCGCAACTGGACATCTGGATCAAACGGCACTTGGGATACCTTAGGTTGGATTGCTCCACTGGTGGTCTTGGTATTTGGCTTGATTGGCATTGCCCAGTGGCAAGATGATTCACGCATTAATGACATTGCTGAAGTAGATGCGGCTTTATTGTCTGATGACGTTCCACCAGATGCTTATGCTGATAGCGGATTTATGGCCTTTCTTAAGTACGGCCCTCTCTCTGAGTCAGACAGTTCATCAGACTCAGTTCAAAGCAAATAATCCCGACTCATTCGATGTCATCAACAACTGGAATGCAAAAGACTTGTGGGCTAGCCCTATGTGCTTTTTTATGCGCATTCATTGTTAGCCCAGCCATCGCGCAGTTACCACCAAGCGCCCCACACGGAAAAGCAACAGCGATTCCTGAAAAAAAACCTGATGGGACATGGGAAGGCCTAAAGCCCGCTCAACAGAAAATACTTGCGCCACTTGAAAGCGATTGGGATTACATGCTCCCTGATAGCCGCAAGAAGTGGATTCAAGTTGCCAATATTTACCCCAAGATGACTACTCAGGATCAAGATCGTCTGCAATCTCGCATGGCAAGTTGGTCAAATCTCTCTCAAAAAGAGCGTCGCCTTGCACGTGAGAATTATCTCGCCAGCCTGAAATTTCCGGCCGAGAAAAAGGCAGAGGCGTGGTCTGCCTATCAAAAACTGAGCGATGATCAAAAGAAGAAGCTGGCGGATTCCGAAGCAAAGAAAAAACCAACCGCCGCTAATGCCCCAACACTTCAACAGCACCCAATATCACCAAAAGCAGCCCTACCTCCTGCCGTCATAAACACAAACACACCTGCAACAATAGATAACACTGGATCTTCTGCGGAAAGCGGTTCTTCTGGCACCACATCTAGCAACCCAACAAACAATTAAGCAGTCTATGTCGCCTGCTGAGCTAAACGTATTACCCTCCCCACAATTTTGGCGCCGCGTTTCATGCTGCCTCTA is a window from the Polynucleobacter sp. MWH-Aus1W21 genome containing:
- a CDS encoding acetolactate synthase 3 catalytic subunit; protein product: MNTSSAEFLASKANKDTANTNNDAAPPEMIGAEMLVHALHKEGVEFVWGYPGGSVLFIYDEIFKQDKFEHILVRHEQAAVHAADGYARATGKVGVALVTSGPGVTNAVTGIATAYTDSIPMVIISGNVPTYAIGEDAFQEADTVGITRPVVKHNFLVKDVKDLPLVLKKAFHIAQTGRPGPVLIDIPKDVSAAKGPFVYPETLEMRSYNPVVKGHSGQIRKAVALLQEAERPYIYTGGGVILSDAAPELKEFADLLGYPVTNTLMGLGGFPGTSPQFVGMLGMHGTYEANMAMQHSDVLIAIGARFDDRVIGNTVHFASHPRKIIHIDIDPSVISKRVKVDVPIVGNLKEVLVEMTAQIKAAGPRKNGDKVAAWWDQINEWRKKDCLKYDEASQIVKPQYVVQKLWELTGGDAFICSDVGQHQMWAAQFYKFDKPRRWINSGGLGTMGVGLPYAMGIKKAFPEKDVFTITGEGSIQMCIQELSTCKQYDTPVKIVSLNNRYLGMVRQWQELTYNKRYSSSYMDSLPDFVKLAEAYGHVGMRIEKKSDVEGALKEAIRLKDRTVFMDFQTDPEENVWPMVQAGKGITEMLLGSEDL
- the ilvC gene encoding ketol-acid reductoisomerase, whose product is MKVFYDKDADLSLIKGKKVTIIGYGSQGHAHALNLKDSGVNVTVGLRKDGASWSKAANAGLTVKEVGEAVKDADVVMMLLPDEQIADVYNKEVHGNIKQGAALAFAHGFNVHYGQVQPRADLDVIMIAPKAPGHTVRGTYAQGGGVPHLIAVYQDKSGSARDVALSYATANGGGRAGIIETNFREETETDLFGEQAVLCGGAVELIKAGFETLVEAGYAPEMAYFECLHELKLIVDLIYEGGIANMNYSISNNAEYGEYVTGPRVVTEDTKNAMRQCLKDIQTGEYAKSFILENKAGAPTLISRRRLNAEHDIEVVGAKLRAMMPWIAKNKLVDQTKN
- a CDS encoding DUF3106 domain-containing protein, with the protein product MSSTTGMQKTCGLALCAFLCAFIVSPAIAQLPPSAPHGKATAIPEKKPDGTWEGLKPAQQKILAPLESDWDYMLPDSRKKWIQVANIYPKMTTQDQDRLQSRMASWSNLSQKERRLARENYLASLKFPAEKKAEAWSAYQKLSDDQKKKLADSEAKKKPTAANAPTLQQHPISPKAALPPAVINTNTPATIDNTGSSAESGSSGTTSSNPTNN
- a CDS encoding DUF3619 family protein, translating into MKHFDDQQLQTQADQFGQASAALLRQGVQTIPQNIKDRLYAARMKALSVKKPEKVRIQKQVLAGSARNWTSGSNGTWDTLGWIAPLVVLVFGLIGIAQWQDDSRINDIAEVDAALLSDDVPPDAYADSGFMAFLKYGPLSESDSSSDSVQSK
- the ilvN gene encoding acetolactate synthase small subunit; amino-acid sequence: MRHIISVLIENEPGALSRVVGLFSARGYNIDTLSVAPTEDPSLSRMTIVTFGSDDVIEQITKHLNRLVEVVKVFDLSEGPHIERELMMIKVRAVGKEREELKRTTDIFRGRIIDVTDKSYTIELTGDGAKLDAFIDSIDRASILETVRSGGSGIGRGERILKV
- a CDS encoding RNA polymerase sigma factor; the protein is MASAQELSDFLSNVEQRAFKQAVYAVRDDDAALDIVQDAMIKLAEKYGDRPAAELPLVFTRILQNRIHDWFRRQKVRNTWVTLFSNMGKKADENDDFDPLESLSAPDDSEIHQDGAQKLEKSQLLQALESEISKLPVRQREAFLMRYWDELSITETALAMSCSEGSVKTHCSRATQTLAKALKLKGITL